Proteins encoded together in one Methanobacterium sp. window:
- a CDS encoding methanogenesis marker 2 protein, whose amino-acid sequence MDLNDLIISLKNFEGITRKNPIKNITNILKDTYNIAGKTVLSFGDDASALDIGNNKLVLLAADGMWGKLMEADPRWAGYCSVLVNVNDIAAMGGEPIGMTNVLSTSDDDIRREILLGIKEGVEKFGVPMVGGHFHPDTPYNALDVSITGIIDRNDVITSCDAKVGDKIIIAIDIDGKMHPKFNLNWDTTTMKSSQLVQDQIKMMNKIAKEHLVTSGRDISNPGALGTLGMLLEASDVGASVEIEKIPRNENVEWEQWLKLYPGAGFVLTARKENVDRCIELLEEVNIKSCVVGEIIEDKKLYVSFNGQKGILFDFKDDEIMGFKEERSSEEI is encoded by the coding sequence GTGGATTTAAACGATCTTATTATTTCCCTTAAGAATTTTGAAGGGATTACAAGAAAAAATCCTATAAAAAATATAACCAATATCTTAAAAGATACATATAATATCGCTGGAAAAACTGTTTTAAGTTTTGGAGACGATGCATCTGCATTGGATATTGGGAACAATAAATTAGTTCTTCTTGCAGCCGATGGAATGTGGGGGAAGCTTATGGAAGCCGATCCACGCTGGGCTGGATACTGTTCTGTTTTAGTTAATGTAAATGATATTGCTGCAATGGGTGGCGAGCCTATTGGTATGACCAACGTTCTTTCAACTTCTGATGATGATATACGCCGTGAAATACTCTTAGGAATTAAAGAAGGAGTTGAAAAATTCGGCGTTCCGATGGTGGGGGGTCATTTTCATCCTGATACACCATACAATGCACTGGATGTTTCAATTACTGGAATTATAGATAGAAATGACGTTATAACAAGTTGTGATGCGAAAGTTGGAGATAAAATCATAATCGCAATAGATATTGACGGTAAAATGCATCCCAAGTTCAATCTGAACTGGGATACAACAACAATGAAAAGTTCCCAGCTTGTGCAGGATCAGATAAAAATGATGAATAAAATAGCAAAAGAACATCTTGTTACTTCTGGGCGTGATATTAGTAATCCGGGAGCTCTTGGTACTCTTGGAATGCTCCTTGAAGCATCTGATGTAGGAGCATCAGTTGAAATTGAAAAAATACCAAGAAATGAGAACGTAGAATGGGAACAATGGCTTAAATTATATCCTGGAGCAGGATTTGTATTAACTGCGCGAAAAGAAAATGTGGATAGATGTATAGAATTGCTTGAAGAAGTTAATATCAAATCATGTGTTGTTGGAGAAATAATTGAAGATAAAAAACTTTATGTATCTTTTAATGGTCAGAAAGGAATATTATTTGACTTTAAAGATGATGAAATAATGGGCTTTAAAGAGGAAAGATCTTCTGAGGAGATTTAA
- a CDS encoding MogA/MoaB family molybdenum cofactor biosynthesis protein produces the protein MKSESMEKHKKEAPKSVKGAVITLSDSKFNDFLNFKNNDPSGSIIKEALRKNNEVVFYSVIPDDAGFLLSMINHIIDNFQADIIITTGGTGIGSRDITIETLKEVFEKELDGFGEIFRYESYKELGTGAILSRATAGVYKGKLIICLPGSPNAVTLGLKIILPELGHLVKHLKE, from the coding sequence ATGAAAAGCGAGAGCATGGAAAAACACAAAAAAGAAGCACCTAAATCAGTTAAAGGGGCGGTTATTACTTTAAGCGATTCCAAGTTTAATGATTTTTTAAATTTTAAAAACAATGATCCATCTGGAAGCATTATAAAAGAAGCTTTGAGGAAAAATAATGAGGTTGTTTTTTATTCGGTAATTCCAGATGATGCGGGATTCCTTCTTTCAATGATTAATCACATAATTGATAATTTCCAGGCTGATATTATCATTACAACAGGTGGAACAGGTATTGGGTCCAGGGATATAACCATAGAAACTTTAAAAGAAGTATTTGAGAAGGAATTAGATGGTTTTGGGGAAATATTTAGATATGAATCATATAAAGAACTTGGAACCGGTGCAATCTTAAGCAGGGCGACTGCAGGTGTTTATAAAGGGAAATTGATAATATGTCTTCCCGGATCTCCTAATGCAGTAACTTTAGGTTTAAAAATAATATTACCTGAATTAGGACATCTTGTAAAGCATTTAAAAGAATAA
- a CDS encoding methanogenesis marker 15 protein, with protein MVKIAQISCGTEYSGIQKEIEKAAETFGAEIVIPEADLDYIDEAYHKFGFNAASSSIRLMIARAMSIVEGKADADAVFIGTCFRCAEGALVRNEVRRFIQQNTNLPVVTYSFTERTKADELFIRMEALSTIVDRKSLLAREKQDGLTIGIDSGSTTTKVVLMENNKIIGTGWLPTTDVIKSAEDGMVSAFEGTGYKLDDVDGMGVTGYGRLTIGKHFNAALIQEELSVNSKGAVYLADRQKGEATVLDIGGMDNKVITVNDGIPDNFTMGGICAGASGRFLEITARRLGVDISELGGLALKGNYKNALLNSYCIVFGIQDLVTSLAAGGTKEDVASAACYSVAEQVYEQQLQEIDVREPIIQVGGTSLIEGLVEAVSTILGGIEVIVPENSQHIGAVGAALLVSGLGKE; from the coding sequence ATGGTTAAAATAGCCCAAATATCATGCGGAACAGAATATAGTGGTATTCAAAAGGAAATTGAAAAAGCTGCTGAGACATTTGGCGCTGAAATCGTCATTCCAGAAGCAGATTTAGATTATATTGATGAAGCTTACCATAAATTTGGTTTTAATGCTGCAAGTTCAAGCATAAGGTTAATGATTGCCAGAGCAATGTCCATTGTTGAAGGAAAAGCAGATGCTGATGCTGTATTTATAGGAACATGCTTTAGGTGTGCAGAAGGAGCTCTGGTTAGGAATGAAGTAAGACGATTTATACAGCAAAACACAAATTTACCGGTTGTAACTTATTCTTTTACTGAAAGAACAAAAGCTGACGAGCTTTTCATCAGGATGGAAGCATTATCTACAATCGTAGATAGAAAAAGTTTACTTGCACGTGAAAAGCAGGATGGTCTTACCATTGGAATAGATTCCGGTTCAACAACCACAAAAGTTGTTTTAATGGAAAATAACAAGATAATTGGTACTGGTTGGCTTCCAACCACAGATGTTATCAAATCTGCCGAAGATGGAATGGTCAGTGCATTTGAAGGAACAGGATATAAATTAGATGATGTTGATGGTATGGGTGTAACTGGATATGGTCGGTTAACCATAGGTAAACATTTTAATGCTGCTTTAATCCAGGAAGAGCTCAGTGTTAACTCAAAAGGAGCTGTTTACCTTGCAGATAGGCAAAAAGGCGAAGCAACAGTTCTCGATATTGGGGGAATGGATAACAAGGTTATTACAGTAAATGATGGAATACCCGATAATTTCACCATGGGGGGAATCTGTGCGGGAGCTTCAGGCCGATTTTTAGAAATAACTGCAAGAAGACTTGGAGTTGACATAAGCGAGCTTGGAGGTCTGGCTTTAAAAGGTAATTATAAAAATGCGCTTTTAAACAGTTACTGTATCGTATTTGGTATACAGGATCTGGTTACATCACTTGCTGCGGGAGGTACTAAAGAAGATGTAGCATCTGCTGCATGTTATTCTGTTGCCGAGCAAGTTTATGAACAGCAGCTTCAAGAAATTGATGTCAGAGAGCCAATTATTCAAGTAGGAGGAACTTCTTTAATTGAAGGTCTCGTTGAAGCCGTAAGTACCATTCTTGGAGGAATTGAAGTAATAGTGCCTGAAAATTCCCAGCACATAGGTGCTGTTGGTGCGGCACTTTTAGTGTCTGGTTTAGGAAAAGAATAG
- a CDS encoding ribonuclease VapC, giving the protein MQKQIFILDTSAIIGGFYSKKEANFTTNDVIQEIKDLKSSILLESTIEKGFIKIREPDEKDIKEIDAVIKASGDILRLSDVDKNIIALALKYKKKGFKPLVITDDYSMQNTLKTINIDYSSVLTDGIEEVINWVKKCKGCKKIYPSDYQYEDCEICGSPIFKKKIKIKK; this is encoded by the coding sequence ATGCAAAAACAGATTTTCATTCTGGACACATCTGCAATTATTGGAGGATTTTATTCTAAAAAAGAAGCTAATTTTACAACTAATGATGTTATTCAGGAAATAAAAGATTTGAAATCCTCAATATTATTGGAATCAACCATAGAAAAAGGTTTTATTAAGATAAGAGAACCTGATGAAAAAGACATAAAAGAAATCGATGCAGTTATTAAAGCTTCTGGAGATATTTTACGTCTCTCTGATGTGGATAAAAATATTATTGCACTGGCATTAAAGTATAAGAAAAAAGGATTTAAACCCCTGGTTATAACAGACGATTATTCCATGCAAAATACATTAAAAACTATTAATATAGATTACAGTAGTGTTCTAACTGATGGAATAGAAGAAGTGATCAATTGGGTCAAAAAATGTAAAGGATGTAAAAAAATATATCCTTCCGATTACCAGTATGAAGATTGCGAGATATGTGGCTCTCCTATTTTTAAAAAAAAGATAAAAATTAAGAAATAA
- a CDS encoding methanogenesis marker 3 protein translates to MIVRVNGEEIGLPEGSTIRDAIETAEAPYIEGCILSVIKGKEEVEKHVNKYKIKTSKGSVIIELLEDGPSNLTDTWKQKYKEFENLRIRWITSNEVSLGPVKTDLIPTKDEHEYFPWEVIVSLSGFTADSTHIILSKSKHKGVYGVPEGNRGVFARIIGGKRTVFNLTDDDFIKEIKPVIERRSTVKSASIIDLNTPVEEGNEIFTYVLVKPEFKSPSSVEHFFALSEGGKIRVDYESNSFIGFYKLHGLEKSAELIDQRNRGTVTLRNKGKGVGKVYIYREDRVSAPSHTIIGHVEKGMQILDIANAGDLITFKSDPERIMTLSMTQKEAEEYLSSKGIEQIREGLTEDDAIVVGQDPAFTMDIIDKKKVTTMGIDKNKIIQIEIDPTAHRSSWYFQKLTGLLDSPVGSLKVHFAFPGMKVIMFQGSSKDAKGLVPENTPQKCVSTGEIGITNMSRRHIGMVGVRFEDNDEYGPTGEPFGGTNIVGRVVKGLENLEKLKEGDVVYVTTKL, encoded by the coding sequence ATGATTGTAAGGGTCAATGGAGAAGAAATAGGCCTTCCTGAAGGCTCCACAATTAGAGATGCAATTGAAACAGCGGAAGCACCATACATTGAAGGTTGCATTCTATCTGTAATAAAGGGTAAAGAAGAAGTGGAAAAACATGTTAATAAATATAAAATAAAAACCAGTAAAGGAAGCGTGATTATAGAATTACTGGAAGATGGGCCTTCAAATTTAACAGATACATGGAAACAGAAGTATAAAGAGTTTGAAAATCTAAGAATAAGATGGATTACTTCAAATGAAGTTTCATTAGGGCCAGTTAAAACTGATTTAATCCCTACAAAGGATGAGCATGAATATTTCCCATGGGAGGTTATAGTAAGTCTTTCAGGATTCACTGCAGATTCAACACATATTATTCTAAGCAAATCAAAACATAAAGGAGTTTATGGCGTTCCAGAGGGAAATAGGGGTGTTTTTGCCCGAATAATTGGAGGGAAAAGAACTGTATTCAATCTTACTGATGATGATTTTATAAAAGAAATAAAACCTGTCATTGAACGCAGAAGTACTGTAAAAAGCGCTTCAATAATTGATTTAAATACTCCTGTAGAAGAAGGAAATGAAATATTTACCTATGTCCTTGTTAAACCCGAATTTAAATCTCCAAGTTCTGTTGAACACTTCTTTGCTCTTTCTGAAGGAGGTAAAATAAGGGTTGATTATGAATCCAATTCATTTATAGGTTTCTATAAACTGCATGGCCTTGAAAAAAGTGCAGAACTAATAGATCAAAGAAATAGAGGGACTGTAACACTTAGAAATAAGGGTAAAGGAGTGGGAAAAGTCTATATTTACCGAGAAGACAGGGTATCAGCACCTTCCCATACCATCATTGGACATGTTGAAAAAGGGATGCAAATCCTGGATATAGCAAATGCAGGGGATTTGATTACATTTAAATCAGACCCTGAGAGAATAATGACCCTTTCTATGACTCAAAAAGAAGCAGAAGAATACCTATCATCCAAAGGAATAGAACAGATACGTGAGGGTCTTACCGAAGATGATGCAATAGTTGTAGGACAGGACCCGGCTTTTACCATGGACATCATCGATAAAAAGAAAGTTACCACCATGGGGATTGATAAAAATAAAATAATTCAAATCGAAATAGATCCGACTGCCCATAGATCTTCATGGTACTTCCAGAAACTTACAGGGCTTCTTGATTCGCCAGTAGGATCCCTTAAAGTTCATTTCGCCTTCCCCGGAATGAAGGTTATTATGTTCCAGGGAAGTTCAAAAGATGCAAAGGGGCTTGTTCCAGAGAATACCCCACAAAAATGTGTAAGTACTGGTGAAATAGGAATAACAAACATGTCTCGTAGACATATTGGAATGGTCGGAGTAAGATTTGAAGATAATGATGAATATGGGCCGACAGGAGAACCATTTGGAGGAACTAACATAGTTGGTAGAGTGGTTAAGGGTCTTGAAAATCTTGAAAAATTAAAAGAGGGAGATGTGGTTTATGTCACAACAAAACTCTGA
- a CDS encoding DUF2111 domain-containing protein: MQITPFSKGEEIAPIALAVHELVNRLPTTMRTQNCNGVRIEDGEIIDYNYTGPVLEKVLNEGKITHTIPERGPYTGIPVIVVPIKENNQVICVIGLIDITKGIFSDLMEITRRPGHTDHKEEFY, from the coding sequence ATGCAGATAACTCCTTTCTCTAAAGGTGAAGAAATAGCGCCAATTGCGCTTGCAGTTCATGAACTTGTAAACAGACTCCCCACAACAATGCGTACCCAGAATTGTAATGGGGTTAGAATTGAAGATGGAGAAATTATTGATTATAATTATACTGGTCCTGTTTTAGAAAAAGTACTGAATGAAGGTAAAATTACTCATACAATCCCAGAACGCGGCCCTTATACAGGAATTCCTGTAATTGTCGTTCCAATAAAAGAAAATAACCAAGTTATTTGTGTAATAGGGCTTATTGACATAACTAAAGGAATATTCAGTGATCTTATGGAGATCACAAGAAGACCTGGACACACAGATCATAAGGAGGAGTTTTATTGA
- a CDS encoding DUF2117 domain-containing protein has protein sequence MKIGIVVHGPFIVDSGYAEKILKLLNNYGEVKARLGGTMGRTAVHDAGLEDKIDISRKLLPSESIDKFADEKYDVIFLINYGKSSVTGHAFGFKVYNRCKGNPPLIQIERPGETDGSVVPWTKSLEGLGEKISKDLNLQVVDPQIIKEKMASNKVSKTERAVAGVSLGENIFVNGIVIGKSTSCDVTLIAENGIITEIKGGNIKEHGVEKLGKVDLEKAIIKTGLLRRSEVTPRILKSDNNRKKLNIAFLNHAAEDIYQLKNADYVVTVGDDTTLVAGDILYRFDVPVIGITDGDIDKVVEKGFKTKRSFIIELERGLDDVIGEKIHSELFNGEEIIEIENIESFKNEILQIINNITTCYKIKEN, from the coding sequence ATGAAAATTGGAATTGTTGTTCATGGACCATTTATTGTTGATTCTGGTTATGCTGAGAAAATTTTAAAGCTACTCAACAATTATGGAGAAGTTAAAGCCCGTTTAGGAGGTACAATGGGTAGAACTGCTGTCCACGACGCAGGACTTGAGGATAAAATTGATATAAGCAGAAAACTTCTTCCAAGCGAATCAATAGATAAATTTGCAGATGAAAAGTATGATGTTATTTTTTTAATAAACTATGGAAAATCTTCCGTAACTGGTCATGCATTTGGATTTAAAGTATATAACCGATGCAAGGGCAATCCTCCTTTAATTCAGATTGAAAGGCCTGGAGAAACAGATGGAAGTGTAGTACCCTGGACCAAATCATTAGAGGGGCTTGGTGAAAAGATTTCCAAAGATTTGAATCTTCAAGTAGTTGATCCTCAGATAATAAAAGAAAAAATGGCTTCAAATAAAGTAAGTAAAACCGAAAGAGCTGTTGCAGGAGTTTCTCTTGGGGAAAATATATTTGTAAATGGAATTGTTATTGGTAAATCAACATCGTGCGATGTTACTCTAATTGCAGAAAATGGCATTATAACTGAAATAAAAGGTGGGAATATTAAAGAACATGGAGTAGAGAAACTCGGTAAAGTAGATCTTGAAAAAGCAATAATTAAAACAGGATTGCTTAGAAGATCTGAAGTTACTCCCCGTATACTTAAATCAGATAATAATCGAAAAAAACTTAATATAGCCTTCCTTAATCATGCAGCAGAAGATATTTACCAATTAAAAAATGCAGACTACGTCGTGACTGTGGGCGATGATACTACTCTTGTTGCTGGTGATATACTGTATAGATTTGACGTTCCTGTAATTGGTATTACTGATGGGGACATTGATAAAGTTGTGGAAAAAGGGTTTAAAACAAAACGTTCATTCATAATTGAGCTTGAAAGAGGTCTGGATGACGTTATTGGTGAAAAAATTCATTCTGAACTTTTTAATGGAGAAGAAATCATTGAAATAGAAAATATCGAAAGTTTTAAAAATGAAATCTTACAGATTATAAATAATATTACCACTTGCTATAAAATAAAAGAAAATTGA
- a CDS encoding methanogenesis marker 5 protein, with protein MKIAIFPPNSLILADLVERKGHEALALQKEIRKKVIDPEIDSPPFNITEEEPIKGLKYAAIEVPSGVRGRMAIFGPLIDEADAAIIMEEAPYGFGCVGCARTNELSMYYLRKKDIPILELQYPTTREEAIEMVNTINTFLDELEEKNG; from the coding sequence TTGAAAATAGCTATATTTCCTCCAAATTCATTAATCTTAGCTGATTTAGTGGAGAGGAAGGGGCATGAAGCTCTTGCATTACAAAAAGAAATAAGAAAAAAGGTTATAGATCCAGAAATTGATTCACCACCATTTAATATTACAGAAGAAGAGCCAATAAAAGGCCTTAAATATGCTGCAATTGAAGTTCCATCAGGTGTAAGGGGTAGAATGGCCATATTTGGTCCTTTAATTGATGAAGCTGATGCTGCAATCATAATGGAAGAAGCACCCTATGGATTTGGATGTGTAGGATGTGCAAGGACAAATGAACTATCAATGTACTATCTAAGAAAGAAAGATATTCCAATTCTTGAACTTCAATATCCTACAACAAGGGAAGAGGCAATAGAAATGGTAAATACAATTAACACTTTTTTAGATGAACTGGAGGAAAAAAATGGTTAA
- a CDS encoding methanogenesis marker 6 protein, which yields MSQQNSEDSNVTRMIILGPSAQINPSELVQKLHMLELPLTIKSTCYGAIIHGDEKIVKDAMERIRKHDPYNIFTKDRGFPPGDPRRCRAKRGAAREGFHQLEKEFELLDCVREALENPREVHVEKPKKITPDSLKKVIIECEKE from the coding sequence ATGTCACAACAAAACTCTGAAGATTCTAATGTAACTCGGATGATAATACTTGGACCTTCTGCGCAGATAAATCCGTCAGAACTTGTCCAGAAGCTCCATATGCTAGAATTACCACTTACAATTAAATCAACGTGCTACGGAGCAATAATTCATGGGGATGAAAAGATTGTAAAAGATGCTATGGAAAGAATAAGGAAACATGATCCCTACAACATCTTTACAAAGGATAGAGGGTTTCCTCCAGGAGATCCAAGGCGTTGCAGAGCTAAAAGAGGGGCAGCACGGGAAGGATTTCATCAGCTTGAAAAAGAATTTGAACTTCTTGACTGTGTAAGAGAAGCACTTGAAAATCCTAGAGAAGTTCATGTTGAAAAACCAAAGAAAATCACTCCAGATTCTCTTAAAAAAGTTATTATTGAATGCGAAAAAGAGTAA